In the genome of Nonlabens sp. MB-3u-79, one region contains:
- the cysD gene encoding sulfate adenylyltransferase subunit CysD, translated as MNKFYLDYLQELESEAIYVIREVWAQFEKPVILFSGGKDSIVLTHLAQKAFYPARIPFKLMHVDTGHNFPETIAFRDAVAKEKNVEMIIASVQESIDAGRVQEEKGKNATRNALQTTTLLDAIEAHGVDCAIGGARRDEEKARAKERFFSHRDDFGQWDPKNQRPELWNILNGNHYQGEHFRAFPISNWTEMDVWNYIQREQIAIPSLYLAHEREVVWLNEAWIPNSEYLTGVNSSEVVTKKIRFRTLGDITITGGMESDADTIEKIILEVSALKQTERGNRSDDKRSETAMEDRKKQGYF; from the coding sequence ATGAATAAGTTTTACTTAGATTATTTACAAGAATTAGAGTCAGAAGCTATTTATGTGATTCGAGAGGTCTGGGCACAATTTGAAAAACCAGTCATCCTATTCAGCGGTGGAAAGGACAGTATTGTGTTGACACATTTGGCACAAAAAGCTTTTTATCCAGCGCGGATTCCTTTTAAGTTGATGCATGTTGATACAGGTCATAATTTCCCTGAAACCATCGCTTTTAGAGATGCGGTTGCTAAAGAAAAGAATGTGGAGATGATCATAGCCAGCGTTCAAGAATCTATTGATGCAGGTCGCGTACAAGAAGAGAAAGGAAAAAATGCCACTAGAAACGCGTTGCAAACCACCACATTACTAGATGCTATAGAAGCTCATGGGGTGGATTGTGCTATAGGTGGTGCGAGAAGAGATGAAGAAAAGGCCAGAGCCAAAGAACGTTTCTTTTCCCATAGAGATGATTTCGGTCAGTGGGATCCTAAAAACCAACGACCAGAACTTTGGAACATCCTCAACGGAAATCATTACCAAGGAGAACATTTTAGAGCCTTCCCTATCAGTAACTGGACAGAAATGGATGTTTGGAATTACATTCAAAGAGAGCAGATTGCTATTCCTAGTTTGTATTTGGCCCATGAGCGAGAGGTGGTTTGGTTAAACGAAGCTTGGATCCCAAATTCTGAATATTTAACTGGGGTAAACTCTAGCGAAGTGGTGACTAAGAAAATAAGATTTAGAACCTTAGGGGATATCACGATTACCGGCGGTATGGAGTCTGATGCAGATACTATTGAAAAAATTATTCTAGAAGTATCTGCTTTAAAGCAAACCGAAAGAGGGAACCGCAGTGACGATAAAAGATCAGAGACCGCGATGGAAGACAGAAAGAAACAAGGTTATTTTTAA
- the cysC gene encoding adenylyl-sulfate kinase: MENNIFAYDYEELQKQRTRLKGHLPLVVWLTGLSGSGKSTIAKALEIQLNAGGFHTTTLDGDNLRTGLNSGLGFSTEDRQENLRRVAEVAKIMMESGLVVLAAFVSPLQAQREQVKQIVGADHFVEIFIDTPLSVCEERDVKGLYQKARAGIIKDFTGINAPYEAPKNPLLHIATSELSIDQAVAMIEKEVRLKIKI; this comes from the coding sequence ATGGAGAATAATATTTTTGCTTACGATTACGAAGAGCTTCAAAAGCAGCGCACCCGCTTAAAAGGTCATTTGCCTTTGGTGGTTTGGTTGACGGGGCTTTCTGGGTCTGGTAAATCTACCATTGCAAAAGCCTTGGAAATCCAACTCAATGCCGGTGGTTTTCATACCACAACCTTAGATGGGGACAACCTGCGAACTGGATTGAACAGCGGTTTGGGTTTTAGTACCGAAGACCGTCAAGAAAATTTAAGACGAGTGGCAGAAGTAGCTAAAATAATGATGGAGTCAGGACTGGTTGTTTTGGCCGCATTTGTATCTCCGTTGCAAGCTCAAAGAGAACAAGTAAAACAAATAGTAGGAGCAGATCATTTTGTTGAAATTTTTATAGACACCCCTTTATCCGTTTGTGAAGAGCGGGATGTAAAAGGTCTGTACCAAAAGGCAAGAGCGGGAATTATAAAAGACTTCACGGGAATCAACGCTCCTTATGAAGCACCAAAAAATCCCTTATTACACATCGCTACTTCTGAATTAAGTATAGATCAAGCAGTTGCGATGATCGAAAAAGAAGTGCGTTTAAAAATAAAAATATGA
- a CDS encoding DUF2061 domain-containing protein encodes MEVSKKRHIAKTITWRVIASVTTFILAYVFFREDPEAITKASGVAIAESFIKMLLYYFHERFWYKSDFGIKDRNLKDGE; translated from the coding sequence ATGGAAGTATCCAAAAAACGACATATTGCAAAAACCATTACCTGGCGTGTTATCGCTAGTGTGACCACTTTTATTTTGGCTTATGTATTCTTTAGGGAAGATCCTGAAGCTATTACGAAGGCCTCTGGAGTAGCTATTGCAGAGTCATTTATTAAAATGTTGCTATATTACTTCCACGAACGTTTTTGGTATAAGAGTGATTTTGGAATCAAAGATAGAAACCTAAAAGATGGAGAATAA